Below is a genomic region from Nitrosopumilus sp. b3.
GATTACAACAAAACCGCTAAACGTTAATAACCAATTTAAAAAATCCTATTCAATCAGATTTCTGATAATTGGGCCGGTCGTCTAGTCTGGTAGGATAGGTGCATGGCATGCATCGGATCAAGGGTTCAAATCCCTTCCGGTCCACTATAATTTTAAAAGTAATTTTTTAATATCAGGATCGTCCTGTTTAATAATTTCCTTTTTTCTCTCTTCAGAAACTGAAATTTTTAGATTAATTATTGCATGAAGTGCACTCTTTCTTACTTCTAAATTTGAATCTAGAAGTGATTCTAAAAAAATCTTTTTTGCATTTTTTGCCTTTAGGTGCCCTAATGCACCTATTGCACAAGATCTAACCATAGAACGCTTATCTTTTGTAAGTTTGATTATTTCTGGGATTGAATTTATTTCATTTCTGTTTGCCAATACTAGGGATGAAAAACCTCTAATGTTTTTGCTTGAAGATTTTAAGCTTTTAATTAAAAAATCAGAAATATTATTTTCATTTAAAATAAGTGAACTAAAAGCTTCACCTCTTACTTGAATATCATCATCATCTAATTTTAAAATAATTTTTTCTAAAATTCTTGGATTGTTTATTTTATCCATAGTTTCTAAAATCTTGATTTTCTCTTGACTGCTCCCTGATTCTAAAATTTTTGAAATGTTTTCCAAGTTGGCTAGAAATCCTCTTTTCTGGTTAATAATAGTTAAAATTTTTCAATATTTTTTCAACAAATTCAAAAAAACACTTTTAGCTTTAAATTATCCTTAAATAGTAAATTTTCTATGTCAAACGAAGCCAGAGACACCATATTCATTGGTAAGAAACCATTGATGGCATATGTAACATCAACGCTAATTCAACTGGCAAACTTACCGGCCGTCAACATCAAAGCTAGAGGACTCAGCATTGGTCGTGCTGTAGATGTAGCTCAAATCATTGCAAGAAAAACGGAAAATGCAGGCTACTCTATCGGAGAAATCAAAATAGGCTCAGAATCACTAGAGTCACAAGACGGTAGAACCAGAAACGTTTCAACAATAGAAATTGAAGTAAAGAGAAATACAGCATAACTGTATACTTTACTTGAAATTTTTTCTTTTATCTTCTCTTTGAAAATCCGTACTTCTTTTCCATCTTTCTAAATTTTGGAAGTTCTACTAAGTCATTGAACTGATCAAAATTTACAACTTTTTGTTTGAATTTTGCAGTGGTTCCCGTTTTCTTTAACTCTTGTAAAATGTTCATTGTAGCAAATGTATTTGCAAATAGTACAGATAGTGGGTATAGTATTATTTTAAATCCTATTTTATGTAATGTTTGAGCAGAACTAAGTGGTGTTGCTCCTCCCTCAATCATATTTGCAACAAGAGGTGCATTGATTGCTTTACCAATTTTTCTCATTTCATTTAATGATCTTGGTGCTTCAATAAACACTGCATCAGCTCCTGTTTTTTTATTTTCAAGTCCTCGTTCAATTGCTGCATCTAATCCTTCTGTTGCTCTTGCATCTGTTCTAGCAACAATGAAAAAATCTTTACTTTCTCTTGCATCAATTGCAGCTCCCAATTTTTCTGTATATTCTTCTTGTGGTACAACTTCTTTTCCTTGCATATGCCCACATCTTTTCGGCCATCTTTGATCTTCTAGAAAAATTCCAGATGCTCCTGCAGATTCTAGTTCTTTAACTAGCTTCCAAACACTTAATGCATTTCCATAACCTGTATCAGAATCAACAATTACTGGAACGGTAACTGCACTACAAATTCTTCTTGCATTATCTACTGTTTCAGATGCCCCGATAAAACCATAATCTGGCATTCCAAATAACGTTGCAGATGTTCCATAACCAGTTTGGAACATAGCATCAAATCCCACTTTCTCTGCAATCTTTGCACCAATTGCATCATAAACTCCAGGAATTACGATGGATTCATTAGATTTTAACATACTTTTCAAGTTTTTCATATCTGTATTCTTTTTCTAGATTATTTATGATTTTAATCAAATAATTATTCTATCTTGATTTCTTTTCCTTTCTTTTTTGAACTTCTTTCATCCATATTCTTTAGTTCATCTTGAAGGAATTTTCTATATTTTTGAGTTTCATCATCTGTCATATTTGATAAGTTGGAACTTAGAATAGATCCAATAGTCGAGATCTTCTCTAACAAATCTAAAGCAACAAATCTTCCAACATTTCCTAATCGAAAAAGAACTTCTAACTGTTTTTTCACAATATCATTAATCTTATCTACATCTTCGGCAGTATCTGATCCTTTTTTTGTTAGTTTGTATCTTCCATCTTTTGTTTCTTCAATAAGCTCCTCATCTAGTAATCTACCTAATAATGGATAGATTAATCCTGGAGATGGTTTCCAAATCCCATTGCTTTGTTCTACTGCATAATCTATAATCTCCTTACCTGTGTGAGATTTTTTCTTCAATAACTCTAGTATGAAATACCGTGAAAATCCTCTGGGTACTGAACTTCCAACTCTTTGAAACCATTCAGATACCATCACTAGTGATATCACTAGCGATATATTTTAATTTTTTGTGTTGTGCCTAACAATTACTACATATTTATCCCACATCAAGCAAGTTTGTCTGAAAATGGTTGATTCCTTAGAATTTGATTTGATTATTTGTGGTTCAGGTCTTGCTGGATTAAGGGCTGCCATTTCTGCAGCAAAAAAGGGACCTCATCTCAAAATTGGTGTTGTTTCAAAAGTACAAGTCATGCGTTCTCATTCTGTCTCAGCAGAAGGAGGAACTGCAGCAGTTCTTTTTGAGGATGAAGGTGATACCATTGAATCTCATGTTTATGATACTGTAAAAGGAAGTGACTTTCTTGCAGACCAAGATGTTGCTGAAAGACTTTGTGTTGAAATGCCAAAGGAAATTCATCAATTAGACCATTGGGGAATGCCTTGGTCTAGAAGATCTGATGGTAGAATTGATCAACGAAACTTTGGAGGCTATAGTTTTCCAAGAGCAACATATGCATCTGATAAAGTTGGTTTCTTTGAAATGCAAACTTTGTATGACACATGTCAAAAATTCGAAAATATTGAGTATCTCAATGAATGGTTTGTTACATCTATTATACACGATGGAAAAAAATTCATGGGTGTAACTGCAATTGAATTATCTTCAGGAACATTTTATACAATAAAAGGAAAGTCTCTCATTATCGCAACTGGTGGAGCTGGGCGATTATACAGTTTCTCAACTTATGCTCTTTCATCAACTCCCGATGGATTGGATATGGGATTACGTGCTGGCATGGCACTCAAAGACATGGAATTTGTACAATTTCATCCGACAGGAATTATGCCTTCTGGAATTTTGATTACAGAAGGTGCCAGAGGAGAAGGTGGTTATCTTCTAAATAACAAAGGTGAGCGATTTATGAAAACTTATGCAGCTGGAAAAATGGAATTGGCACCACGAGATATTGTATCTAGATCTATTATGACAGAAATTCAAGAAGGACGTGGATTCAAACATGAAACCGGTGTTGATTGTATGAAACTTGATTTGAGGCATATTGGTGATGAAAAAATTAAAGAGAAGTTAGGAGGAATAAGAGAAATTTCTATTAAATTTTCTGGCATTGATCCTGCTACGGATTTACTTGATATTAGACCTGTTTGTCATTATATGATGGGTGGGCTTCATACTGATATTGATGGTGCAACAGAAATCCAAGGTGTTTGGGCTGCTGGAGAAGCAGCTTGCAATAGTGTTCACGGATCAAATAGATTGGGTGCAAATTCCACATCTGAATGCATCGTTTGGGGAAAAATCACTGGTGAATTAGCTGCAGAATATGCAATGAATGATACCTCGTCAAATCCTTGGCCACATCATTTAGTTGCTGCTGAAGAAAAGAGAATCTATGATGGAATATTTAGAGGAAATGGTGATGTTAATCCATATGAGATTAGACAGGAACTCACTGACACCATGAATGAAAAAGCATATGTCTACAGAAATGAAACTGATCTTATTGCTGGTCTTAAAAAAATTCGTGAATTAAAGACACAGACTTGGAAACATGTGGATGATAAAGCCAAAGAATACAATACTAATTTTGCAAATGTGATGGAACTTGATTCAATGTTTAGAGTAGCAGA
It encodes:
- a CDS encoding HEAT repeat domain-containing protein: MENISKILESGSSQEKIKILETMDKINNPRILEKIILKLDDDDIQVRGEAFSSLILNENNISDFLIKSLKSSSKNIRGFSSLVLANRNEINSIPEIIKLTKDKRSMVRSCAIGALGHLKAKNAKKIFLESLLDSNLEVRKSALHAIINLKISVSEERKKEIIKQDDPDIKKLLLKL
- a CDS encoding DNA-binding protein — protein: MSNEARDTIFIGKKPLMAYVTSTLIQLANLPAVNIKARGLSIGRAVDVAQIIARKTENAGYSIGEIKIGSESLESQDGRTRNVSTIEIEVKRNTA
- a CDS encoding isocitrate lyase/PEP mutase family protein, with product MLKSNESIVIPGVYDAIGAKIAEKVGFDAMFQTGYGTSATLFGMPDYGFIGASETVDNARRICSAVTVPVIVDSDTGYGNALSVWKLVKELESAGASGIFLEDQRWPKRCGHMQGKEVVPQEEYTEKLGAAIDARESKDFFIVARTDARATEGLDAAIERGLENKKTGADAVFIEAPRSLNEMRKIGKAINAPLVANMIEGGATPLSSAQTLHKIGFKIILYPLSVLFANTFATMNILQELKKTGTTAKFKQKVVNFDQFNDLVELPKFRKMEKKYGFSKRR
- a CDS encoding PadR family transcriptional regulator → MVSEWFQRVGSSVPRGFSRYFILELLKKKSHTGKEIIDYAVEQSNGIWKPSPGLIYPLLGRLLDEELIEETKDGRYKLTKKGSDTAEDVDKINDIVKKQLEVLFRLGNVGRFVALDLLEKISTIGSILSSNLSNMTDDETQKYRKFLQDELKNMDERSSKKKGKEIKIE
- a CDS encoding succinate dehydrogenase/fumarate reductase flavoprotein subunit, with protein sequence MVDSLEFDLIICGSGLAGLRAAISAAKKGPHLKIGVVSKVQVMRSHSVSAEGGTAAVLFEDEGDTIESHVYDTVKGSDFLADQDVAERLCVEMPKEIHQLDHWGMPWSRRSDGRIDQRNFGGYSFPRATYASDKVGFFEMQTLYDTCQKFENIEYLNEWFVTSIIHDGKKFMGVTAIELSSGTFYTIKGKSLIIATGGAGRLYSFSTYALSSTPDGLDMGLRAGMALKDMEFVQFHPTGIMPSGILITEGARGEGGYLLNNKGERFMKTYAAGKMELAPRDIVSRSIMTEIQEGRGFKHETGVDCMKLDLRHIGDEKIKEKLGGIREISIKFSGIDPATDLLDIRPVCHYMMGGLHTDIDGATEIQGVWAAGEAACNSVHGSNRLGANSTSECIVWGKITGELAAEYAMNDTSSNPWPHHLVAAEEKRIYDGIFRGNGDVNPYEIRQELTDTMNEKAYVYRNETDLIAGLKKIRELKTQTWKHVDDKAKEYNTNFANVMELDSMFRVAEIVLLGAINRKESRGAHARTDYTKRDDANFLHHTLAYYDPKEPIMKTHPVTITKYQPVERKY